AAATAGGCTAGTTCCAAATGGAAATAACGAATGATTGTAACGATAACGACATAGGTCAACACCGTTACAACGAAAAAGAATGGGTCATGGTATTGTAAAACAAAATTGTCTCCTGTTATAGAGGAGAAAGTTACGGACAGAAAGTTATGAGTGCTCTCATATAAAAGAGCTAGTAGTAAACTTAGGAATAGTCCTCTATCCCTCTCATACTGTTTCTTCCATCGAAAATAGGAATATAAGCCCAAAGGAAATAAAAATGTTGCAATCCCTAACCCATCTAAATATAGAAGATAAAAAGGAAGATCAAGTATTGTTCCTACTAGTAATGTATAAACACCAAAAAAGCATAATTCTTTTCTATTTATTTGACCTTTACAAATTAAATGGTAACTGTGACTAATAATTAAAAAATATAATATAAAATCTACTACTGAAAAAAAATCCATTCTCTACTCCTTTATCTTCTTCTAAATAAACTAAAAATATTAAAGGACTTTTCATTCATTTTCCTCATCTCCCCACCTTTAATATTTTGCAAATCTTTTTCCTGCAAGGCTACAAACTTTTCCAATTTAACCGTGTTTTTCATAATAAAATCTCCTAAAATGTTTTTTTCTTGTAAGCTAACTTACAAAAACCATTATACAAAATGGAATTTCATTTTAGATAAAATTCTCTCAACTGTCATTTTTTTCTCCCCAAGTGTACTTTTTTAAGAAAAAAGCCGGGAAAATTCCCAGCTTTGCTACTATATTGATCCCAGCAGGATTCGAACCTGCGACCGTTCGCTTAGAAGGCGAATGCTCTATCCAGCTGAGCTATGAGACCTAGTACAGCTATTCTACCAAAAATTCAATTGAAAGTCAATTTTCTATTTATGATAGGGCGAGCCCTGCTGTATTGTAAAAGCCCGATAGATTTGTTCAACAAGGACTAGTCTCATTAACTGATGGGGCAAGGTTAAACGACCAAAACTAACAGAGAGATTGGCTCTCTTTTTTACATCCTGTGCTAATCCCAGACTCCCTCCAATAATAAAGGTAAGAGTAGAAAATCCTTTTATAGAAGCTTCTTCTAACTGCTTACTAAATTCTTCTGAGGAGAAAGTTTTCCCTTCAATAGCTAACACAATAACGAAATCACGGTCACCAACTTTTGATAAAATTCTCTGACCTTCTATTTCTAAAATCTTTTGATTTTCTAACTCACTGGCCCTATCTGGTGTTTTTTCATCTGCTAGCTCAATCATTTCAAGCTTAGCAAATCGAGAAATTCGTTTTACATACTCTGCAATACCATCTTTTAAATACTTTTCTTTCAGTTTCCCAACTGTTACAACTTTAATTTTCATGACTCTATTCTAACATATTCTCTATTTTTTCACATCTTATTCACAAAATAAAAGGTGAATTTTAGCCGAGAAAATCACAGATTTTTGAAAGTTATCCACAATCTGTGAAAAACTTTTGTTTTTAAGTTATAATTAAGCTAGTCAGTTTATACTTTCAGTAATTTCAAATAAATGGAGGCAAACAAATATGAAACATCTAAAAACATTTTACAAAAAATGGTTTCAATTACTAGTCGTTATCGTCATTAGCTTTATTAGCGGTGCCTTGGGTAGTTTTTCAATAACTCAACTAACTCAAAAAAGTGGTGCAAGTAGCTCTAACAACAATAGTACTATTACACAAACTGCCTATAAAAACGAAAATTCAACAACACAGGCTGTTAACAAAGTAAAAGATGCTGTTGTTTCTGTTATT
This window of the Streptococcus sp. 116-D4 genome carries:
- the comC gene encoding competence-stimulating peptide ComC, whose translation is MKNTVKLEKFVALQEKDLQNIKGGEMRKMNEKSFNIFSLFRRR
- the rlmH gene encoding 23S rRNA (pseudouridine(1915)-N(3))-methyltransferase RlmH: MKIKVVTVGKLKEKYLKDGIAEYVKRISRFAKLEMIELADEKTPDRASELENQKILEIEGQRILSKVGDRDFVIVLAIEGKTFSSEEFSKQLEEASIKGFSTLTFIIGGSLGLAQDVKKRANLSVSFGRLTLPHQLMRLVLVEQIYRAFTIQQGSPYHK